The following coding sequences lie in one Pectobacterium sp. A5351 genomic window:
- the pqiC gene encoding membrane integrity-associated transporter subunit PqiC, with protein sequence MMKAWTLALVLVLVLSACSSSNSQKTYYQLPTIADTTTTQGAVTQGHPLWVEHVSVADYLANAGLVYQTNDVQYVIASNNLWASPLDQQLQQALVTNLGHKLPGWVVTTQPQGSDQAVLNVAVTGFHGRYDGNVIVRGEWMLTYQGKVVKRPFSVVLPQTEDGYDALVRTLAQGWQQVSQSVAQQAAALN encoded by the coding sequence ATGATGAAAGCATGGACACTAGCTCTGGTACTGGTACTGGTATTGAGTGCGTGCAGCAGTAGCAATTCGCAGAAAACCTATTATCAACTGCCAACAATAGCAGATACCACTACGACGCAGGGGGCGGTGACTCAGGGTCACCCGCTTTGGGTTGAACATGTTAGCGTGGCGGACTACCTCGCCAATGCAGGCTTGGTCTACCAGACTAACGATGTGCAGTATGTCATTGCCAGCAACAACCTGTGGGCCAGTCCACTGGATCAGCAATTGCAGCAGGCGTTGGTGACGAACCTGGGGCATAAACTGCCCGGTTGGGTCGTGACCACACAGCCGCAGGGAAGCGATCAGGCGGTGTTGAACGTCGCTGTTACGGGATTTCATGGCCGCTATGATGGCAACGTTATCGTACGTGGAGAGTGGATGCTGACCTATCAGGGAAAAGTGGTTAAGCGCCCCTTTAGCGTCGTGCTGCCACAAACGGAAGACGGCTATGACGCGCTGGTGAGAACGCTGGCGCAAGGCTGGCAGCAGGTTTCTCAGTCGGTTGCCCAGCAGGCAGCGGCGCTGAACTAG
- the rmf gene encoding ribosome modulation factor, whose amino-acid sequence MKRQKRDRLERAHSRGYQAGIVGRPKEFCPYQSINARSYWLGGWRKAMEDRAVTA is encoded by the coding sequence ATGAAGAGACAGAAACGCGATCGCCTGGAACGGGCTCATTCACGTGGTTATCAAGCAGGTATTGTCGGTAGACCAAAGGAATTTTGTCCTTATCAATCCATTAATGCCCGATCCTACTGGTTGGGAGGCTGGCGAAAAGCCATGGAAGACAGGGCTGTTACCGCTTAG
- the pqiB gene encoding intermembrane transport protein PqiB, whose amino-acid sequence MIFFIRSLPLAKDNHAVADVETIKRWSPVWIVPIVTVLIGAWILFYHFSHQGPQITLVTSNAEGIEAGKTAIKSRSVDVGVVESVVLSDDLHRVEIKARLHDGMEKLLKQDSAFWVVKPQIGREGVSGLGTLLSGAYIELQPGANKEDKREFTLLDAPPLASPDAKGIRVILDSEQSGQLNAGDPVLFRGYRVGSVETSEFDPKARKMRYQLFISAPYDGLVTTNVRFWKDSGVAFDMSAQGMRVEMGSLTTLFSGGVSFDVPSGWELGDAAQTMAQYRLFDSQRSIQDSLYTEYKEYLLFFSESIRGLQAGAPVEFRGIRLGTVAEAPFFPRNMTQELDDDYRIPVLVRIEPDRFQKTIGDSFDFEQHLKQAQSLGLRASMKSANLLTGALYIDLDFYPKEKADKQQFVLDGYPVLPTIDGGLSQIQQKLMTVLDKVNNLPLNPMVNEATKTLAESQATLREMQKTLATLNKLTSSKAMQDLPEDMQKTLLELNRSMKGFQPGSPAYNKMVADMQRLDQVLRELQPVLRTLNEKSNALVFEASGSQDPQPKRAR is encoded by the coding sequence ATGATATTCTTCATAAGGAGCCTGCCGTTGGCGAAAGATAATCATGCCGTTGCGGATGTAGAAACGATTAAACGCTGGTCGCCGGTCTGGATTGTGCCGATTGTCACGGTGCTGATCGGTGCCTGGATATTGTTTTACCATTTTAGCCATCAAGGGCCGCAAATTACGTTGGTTACCAGCAACGCCGAAGGCATTGAAGCGGGCAAAACCGCCATCAAGAGCCGTAGCGTAGACGTTGGGGTGGTAGAAAGCGTGGTGCTGAGCGACGATCTCCATCGGGTGGAGATCAAAGCGCGTCTGCATGACGGTATGGAGAAACTGCTCAAGCAGGACTCTGCGTTCTGGGTGGTGAAGCCGCAAATTGGTCGGGAAGGGGTTTCCGGTTTGGGGACGTTGTTATCCGGTGCTTATATCGAGCTACAGCCCGGTGCTAATAAGGAGGATAAACGCGAGTTTACCCTGCTGGATGCGCCGCCGCTGGCGTCACCGGATGCGAAAGGCATCAGGGTGATACTGGACAGTGAACAGTCCGGGCAATTGAATGCGGGCGATCCGGTTCTGTTCCGCGGCTATCGGGTGGGATCGGTGGAAACCAGCGAGTTCGATCCGAAAGCGCGTAAGATGCGCTATCAGCTATTTATTTCTGCGCCGTATGACGGTCTGGTCACGACCAATGTCCGTTTCTGGAAAGATAGTGGCGTTGCGTTTGATATGTCAGCACAGGGAATGCGTGTCGAAATGGGCTCTCTGACCACGCTGTTCAGCGGGGGCGTCAGCTTTGATGTACCTTCGGGGTGGGAGCTGGGGGATGCGGCCCAAACCATGGCGCAGTATCGACTCTTTGATAGCCAGCGCAGCATTCAGGATTCGCTATACACCGAGTATAAAGAGTATCTGCTGTTCTTCAGTGAATCGATCCGTGGCTTACAGGCCGGGGCCCCGGTTGAGTTCCGTGGTATTCGTCTGGGCACGGTTGCTGAAGCGCCGTTTTTCCCGCGTAATATGACGCAGGAGCTGGATGATGATTATCGTATTCCAGTATTGGTTCGTATTGAACCCGATCGATTCCAAAAGACGATTGGCGATTCGTTCGACTTTGAACAGCATCTGAAGCAGGCACAATCGCTTGGGCTGCGTGCTTCGATGAAATCGGCTAACCTCCTGACGGGGGCGCTCTATATCGATCTCGATTTTTATCCAAAAGAGAAAGCGGATAAACAACAGTTCGTTCTGGATGGCTACCCGGTCCTGCCTACCATTGACGGCGGCCTGTCACAGATTCAGCAGAAGCTGATGACAGTGTTAGATAAGGTGAATAACCTGCCGCTGAATCCGATGGTCAATGAAGCGACGAAGACGCTGGCGGAAAGTCAGGCAACGCTGCGTGAAATGCAAAAAACACTGGCGACGTTGAACAAGCTGACGTCCAGCAAAGCGATGCAGGACTTGCCGGAAGATATGCAAAAAACGCTGCTCGAACTGAACCGCAGTATGAAAGGTTTTCAGCCCGGCTCGCCGGCGTATAACAAGATGGTGGCGGATATGCAGCGGTTGGATCAGGTATTGCGGGAGCTACAGCCTGTGCTGCGTACCCTGAACGAGAAAAGTAATGCGTTGGTGTTTGAGGCTTCGGGGAGTCAGGATCCTCAGCCTAAGAGGGCAAGATAA